A window from Bufo bufo chromosome 1, aBufBuf1.1, whole genome shotgun sequence encodes these proteins:
- the LOC120986754 gene encoding protocadherin gamma-C5-like: MDIKGFCQCWKWQVVCSFLLCSWGWVSGQLRYSIVEESDPGTLVGNVAQDLGIKRAEISQRRIDLRSEKYKKYFSVNQANGGLAVKDRIDRESLCGSSARCLLQLEVVAENPVELHSLEIEILDINDNSPTFSSSHHVIDITEVFTIPGDWFALEIAKDLDVGVNGVSQYTLNTNPYFSLSVKSRKDGTLIPQLILEKVLDREEKQEHDLILTAIDGGEPARSGTCRITVVVLDINDNPPVFNQSVYKVSIRENLPLKTLILTLSATDQDDGANGEIQFSFGDHTFESARKIFFLNEKNGEICINGPVDFENQNVYELSIKAIDKGFPKLQGNGIVHVEIEDVNDNSPEIAFISVSNDIPENAQSGNIVGFINVEDKDSGKNGEIKLDLSPNVPFKIRSYQNRYALVTDGNLDREETSHYTIELTASDLGSPPLYSKTSVTLSVSDINDNAPVFTQSTYNAFINENSDPGTLLCTVSATDLDEGVNSDLVYSIVENQIDGSSVSSFVYIHSSDGNIYAQRSFDYEQIQVLQITIKVEDSGSPQLSSTVPVFIFILDTNDNPPALLYPEHSEDLIVQERIPKSTSAGYLVTKLSAVDMDFGHNAWLVFTLIAPINYSWFQVSKHTGEVRSVRGLQDIENMDQQLVISISDQGSPPLSTIVTVLVTIVDEVIVERPKSGELLTNSKPPSDMTLYLIISLVAISLVSLVTFMILLVRCLRKDTYDYSSGCSFLGGSQSKASRDEYQPALYLNTDGTLKYMEVRMVPPGSQVQSYQTHLPPVQQQDFSIVQPFNFPQLKDVYQEASPEGDSLNGPSNVSHNNTD; encoded by the coding sequence ATGGACATCAAAGGCTTTTGTCAGTGCTGGAAATGGCAAGTAGTTTGCTCCTTTCTTTTGTGTAGCTGGGGCTGGGTCTCTGGGCAGCTTCGCTATTCTATTGTTGAGGAGTCTGATCCAGGGACATTGGTGGGAAATGTAGCTCAGGATCTGGGGATAAAACGTGCAGAGATCTCTCAGCGCAGGATAGATCTGAGatctgaaaaatacaaaaaatatttcAGTGTAAATCAGGCAAATGGAGGGTTGGCTGTGAAGGACAGGATTGATAGGGAGAGCCTTTGCGGATCCAGTGCCCGCTGTTTACTGCAGTTAGAGGTTGTGGCTGAGAATCCTGTGGAGCTGCACAGTCTGGAAATAGAGATTCTGGATATTAATGATAATTCTCCCACATTCTCATCCAGTCATCATGTAATAGATATTACAGAAGTGTTTACTATTCCTGGAGATTGGTTTGCCTTAGAAATTGCAAAGGATTTAGATGTTGGTGTAAATGGTGTCAGTCAGTATACATTGAATACAAATCCTTATTTCTCACTATCTGTGAAGAGTCGTAAGGATGGAACGCTCATCCCTCAGCTGATACTAGAAAAGGTTTTAGATAGAGAAGAAAAACAAGAACacgacctgattctcacagctatTGATGGAGGAGAACCAGCCAGGTCAGGGACCTGCAGGATAACAGTAGTTGTATTAGATATTAATGATAATCCTCCAGTCTTTAATCAGTCAGTTTATAAAGTCAGTATCAGGGAAAATCTGCCATTGAAAACTCTCATATTAACATTGAGTGCCACAGATCAGGATGATGGAGCAAATGGGGAGATTCAGTTTTCTTTTGGTGATCACACATTTGAATCtgcaagaaaaatattttttctaaatGAAAAAAATGGGGAGATTTGTATTAATGGACCTGTGGATTTTGAAAATCAGAATGTTTATGAATTATCTATAAAGGCCATTGACAAAGGATTTCCCAAATTACAGGGAAATGGCATTGTTCATGTGGAAATAGAAGATGTGAATGACAACTCCCCCGAAATTGCATTTATCTCAGTGTCTAATGATATTCCTGAAAATGCACAATCTGGGAATATTGTAGGATTTATTAATGTAGAAGACAAGGATTCTGGAAAAAATGGAGAAATAAAACTAGATTTATCACCAAATGTGCCTTTTAAGATAAGATCGTATCAGAACCGTTATGCATTGGTGACAGATGGGAATCTGGATCGAGAGGAAACctcccactacactatagagctgacaGCCTCTGATTTAGGGTCTCCTCCTCTATACAGTAAAACAAGCGTCACCCTCAGTGTGTCAGATATTAATGATAATGCTCCAGTTTTCACACAGTCTACCTATAATGCTTTCATTAATGAGAACAGTGACCCTGGGACTCTTCTATGTACAGTATCTGCTACTGACCTAGATGAGGGGGTGAACTCTGATCTGGTGTACTCCATAGTTGAGAATCAGATTGATGGTTCCTCTGTATCCTCCTTTGTCTACATTCATTCTAGTGATGGGAATATATATGCTCAGCGTTCCTTTGATTATGAGCAGATCCAGGTTTTACAAATCACCATAAAGGTAGAAGACTCCGGATCTCCACAGTTATCCTCTACTGTTCCTGTCTTTATCTTTATTCTGGATACAAATGACAATCCTCCAGCTCTACTGTATCCAGAGCACTCTGAAGACCTCATTGTACAAGAAAGAATCCCAAAGTCTACAAGTGCTGGATATCTGGTGACAAAACTGTCTGCAGTTGATATGGACTTTGGTCACAATGCCTGGTTGGTGTTTACTCTCATTGCCCCTATCAATTATTCATGGTTTCAAGTGTCTaaacacacaggagaggtgagaagtgTGAGAGGATTACAGGATATCGAGAATATGGACCAACAACTTGTCATTTCTATCAGTGATCAGGGTAGTCCTCCATTATCTACCATAGTGACTGTGCTTGTCACTATAGTAGATGAGGTTATAGTGGAAAGACCAAAATCTGGGGAGTTATTGACAAATTCCAAACCCCCATCAGATATGACACTATATTTAATCATTTCCCTAGTGGCCATCAGCTTAGTATCACTTGTTACCTTCATGATATTATTGGTGAGATGTCTGAGGAAGGACACTTATGATTATAGCAGTGGCTGCAGTTTTCTTGGTGGATCCCAATCCAAAGCCAGCAGAGATGAGTATCAGCCAGCTCTGTACCTGAACACAGATGGGACCTTAAAATACATGGAGGTCAGAATGGTTCCTCCAGGATCCCAGGTACAGAGTTACCAAACTCATTTACCTCCAGTCCAGCAACAAGATTTCAGTATTGTGCAGCCATTCAATTTTCCTCAGTTAAAGGATGTATATCAGGAAGCCTCACCTGAAGGGGATTCATTGAATGGTCCAAGCAATGTAAGTCATAATAATACAGATTGA
- the LOC120986755 gene encoding LOW QUALITY PROTEIN: protocadherin gamma-C5-like (The sequence of the model RefSeq protein was modified relative to this genomic sequence to represent the inferred CDS: deleted 3 bases in 2 codons) has protein sequence MDIRGFCQCWKRQVVCSFLLCSWGWVSGQLRYSIVEESDPGTLVGNVAQDLGIKRAEISQRRIHLRSEKYQNYFSVNQANGGLAVKDRIDRESLCGSSPRCLLQLEVVAENPVELFSLEIEILDINDNSPTFSSNDRIIDITEVFTSPGARFALEIAKDLDVGVNGVSQYTLNTNPYFSLSVKSRKDGTLIPQLILEKVLDREEKQEHDLILTAIDGGEPARSGTCRITIVVLDINDNPPVFNQSVYKVNIRENLPLKTLILTLNATDQDDGANGEIQFSFDDHTSESAREKIFLNEQTGEIYINGILDFEDQSFYELSIKVVDKGLPKLEGNCIVHVEIEDVNDNPPKITFTLATFDIPENVPTEYIVGYVNVKDKDAGKNGEIHLKLSPNVPFKIKSNQNYYALVTDGNLDREETSQYTIELTASDLGSPPLYSKTSVTLSVSDINDNAPVFTQPTYNAFIKENSDPGTLLCTVSATDLDEGVNSDLVYSIVENQIDGSSVSSFVYIHSSDGNIYAQRSFDYEKIQVLQITIKVEDSGSPQLSSTVPVFVFILDTNDNAPALLYPEHSEDLIVQERIPKSTSAGYLVTKLSAVDLDSGHNAWLVFNLIYPINYSWIQVSKHTGEVRTLKGLQETENMEQQLVISISDQGNPPLSTTVTVLVAIADEVIVETPKSGDFLTNSKPPSDMTLYLIISLVAISLVSLVTFMILLVRCLRKENYDYNSSCCFLGGSQSKNYTDQYQPALYLNTWDLKIHGGQDGSSRIPGAELPNSFTSSL, from the exons ATGGACATCAGAGGCTTTTGTCAGTGCTGGAAACGGCAAGTAGTCTGCTCCTTTCTCCTGTGTAGCTGGGGCTGGGTCTCTGGGCAGCTTCGTTATTCTATTGTTGAGGAGTCTGATCCAGGGACATTGGTGGGAAATGTAGCTCAGGATCTGGGGATAAAACGTGCAGAGATCTCTCAGCGCAGGATACATCTGAGATCTGAAAAATACCAAAACTATTTTAGTGTAAATCAGGCAAATGGAGGGTTGGCTGTGAAGGACAGGATTGATAGGGAGAGCCTGTGTGGATCCAGTCCCAGATGTTTACTGCAGTTAGAGGTTGTGGCTGAGAATCCTGTGGAGCTTTTCAGTCTGGAAATAGAGATTCTGGATATTAATGATAATTCTCCCACATTTTCATCTAACGATCGCATTATAGATATTACAGAAGTTTTCACTAGTCCTGGTGCTCGATTTGCCTTAGAAATTGCAAAAGATTTAGATGTTGGTGTGAATGGTGTCAGTCAGTATACATTGAATACAAATCCTTATTTCTCACTGTCTGTGAAGAGTCGTAAGGACGGAACGCTCATCCCTCAGCTCATACTAGAAAAGGTTTTAGATAGAGAAGAAAAACAAGAACacgacctgattctcacagctatTGATGGAGGAGAACCAGCCAGGTCAGGGACCTGCAGGATAACAATAGTTGTATTAGATATTAATGATAATCCTCCAGTCTTTAATCAGTCGGTTTATAAAGTCAATATCAGGGAAAATCTGCCATTGAAAACTCTCATATTAACATTAAATGCAACAGATCAGGATGATGGAGCAAATGGGGAGATTCAGTTTTCTTTTGATGACCACACATCTGAATCTGCTAGAGAAAAAATTTTCCTAAATGAGCAAACAGGGGAGATTTATATAAATGGAATTTTGGATTTTGAAGATCAAAGCTTTTATGAATTATCTATTAAGGTTGTAGACAAAGGACTTCCCAAACTAGAGGGGAATTGCATAGTTCACGTGGAAATAGAAGATGTGAATGATAATCCCCCTAAAATTACATTTACTTTAGCAACTTTTGATattccagaaaatgtgccaactgAGTATATTGTGGGATATGTTAATGTAAAAGACAAGGATGCTGGAAAAAATGGAGAAATACATTTGAAGTTATCACCAAATGTGCCTTTTAAAATAAAATCCAATCAGAATTATTATGCTTTGGTGACAGATGGGAATCTGGACAGAGAGGAAACCTCCCAATACACTATAGAGCTGACAGCCTCTGATTTAGGGTCTCCTCCTCTATACAGTAAAACAAGTGTCACCCTCAGTGTGTCAGATATTAATGATAATGCTCCAGTCTTCACACAACCCACCTATAATGCTTTCATTAAGGAGAACAGTGATCCAGGGACTCTTCTATGTACAGTATCTGCTACTGACCTAGATGAGGGGGTTAATTCTGATCTAGTATACTCTATAGTGGAGAATCAGATTGATGGCTCCTCTGTATCCTCCTTTGTCTACATTCATTCTAGTGATGGGAATATATATGCTCAGCGTTCCTTTGACTATGAGAAGATCCAGGTTTTACAAATCACCATAAAGGTAGAAGACTCCGGATCTCCACAGTTATCTTCCACTGTTCCTGTCTTTGTCTTTATTCTGGATACAAATGACAATGCCCCAGCTCTGCTGTATCCAGAGCACTCTGAAGACCTCATTGTCCAAGAGAGGATCCCAAAGTCTACAAGTGCTGGATATCTGGTGACAAAACTGTCTGCAGTGGATCTGGACTCTGGTCACAATGCCTGGTTGGTGTTTAATCTTATTTACCCCATCAATTATTCATGGATCCAAGTGTCTaaacacacaggagaggtgagaactctcAAAGGATTACAGGAAACCGAGAACATGGAGCAGCAACTTGTCATTTCCATCAGTGATCAGGGAAATCCCCCATTATCCACCACAGTT ACTGTACTTGTCGCTATAGCAGATGAGGTTATAGTGGAAACACCAAAATCTGGGGACTTCCTGACAAATTCTAAACCCCCATCAGATATGACTCTGTATTTAATCATTTCCCTAGTGGCCATAAGTTTAGTGTCACTTGTTACCTTCATGATATTATTGGTGAGATGTCTGAGGAAGGAAAATTATGATTATAACAGTAGTTGCTGTTTCCTTGGTGGATCCCAATCTAAAAACTACACAGATCAGTATCAGCCAGCTCTGTACCTGAACACA TGGGACCTTAAAATACATGGAGGTCAGGATGGTTCCTCCAGGATCCCAGGGGCAGAGTTACCAAACTCATTTACCTCCAGCCTCTGA
- the LOC120986756 gene encoding LOW QUALITY PROTEIN: protocadherin gamma-C5-like (The sequence of the model RefSeq protein was modified relative to this genomic sequence to represent the inferred CDS: deleted 2 bases in 1 codon) has protein sequence MDIRGFCQCWKWQVVCSFLLCSWGWVSGQLRYSIVEESDQGTLVGNVAQDLGIKRSEISQRRIHLRSEKYQKYFSINQANGGLAVKDRIDRENLCGSSPRCLLQLEVVAENPVELFSLEIEILDINDNSPTFSSHDHVIDITEVFTSPGAWFALEIAEDLDVDVNGIRQYTLNANPYFSLSVKTRKDGTLIPQLILEKVLDREEKQEHDLILTAIDGGEPARSGTCRITVVVLDINDNPPVFNQSVYKVSIRENLPLKTVILALNATDQDGGTNGEIEYSFNEHTSKFARKKFALNEKSGDIYINGHVDFEEQSFYELSIKAIDKGIPKLEGNCIVQMEIEDVNDNPPEITFMSVANNIPENAPSGDIVGFINVRDKDSGKNGEIKLDLSPNVPFKIKSNQNRYILVTDGNLDREETSQYTIELTASDLGSPPLYSKTSLTLIVSDINDNAPVFTQSTYNAFIKENSDPGTLLCTVSATDLDEGVNSDLVYSIVESQIDGSSVSSFVYIHSTDGNIYAQRSFDYEQIQVLQITMKVEDSGSPQLSSTVPVFIFIMDTNDNAPALLYPVSEDLIVQERMPKSTSAGYLVTKLSAVDLDSGHNAWLVFTLIDPNNYSWFQVSKHTGEVRTVRGLQDIENIEQQLVISITDQGNPPLSTTVTVLVTIVDEVIVERPKSGVFLTNSKPPSDMTLYLIISLVAISLVSLVTFMILLVRCLRKDRFDYSSSCCFLGGSQSKLYTDQYQPALYLNTWDLKIYGGQDGSSRMPGAELPNSFTSSLRTTRFQYYAAFKFSSFKGLISRSLM, from the exons ATGGACATCAGAGGCTTTTGTCAGTGCTGGAAATGGCAAGTAGTCTGCTCCTTTCTCCTGTGTAGCTGGGGCTGGGTCTCTGGGCAGCTTCGTTATTCTATTGTTGAGGAGTCTGATCAAGGGACATTGGTGGGAAATGTAGCTCAGGATCTGGGGATAAAACGTTCAGAGATCTCTCAGCGCAGGATACATCTGAGATctgaaaaatatcaaaaatatttcAGTATAAATCAGGCAAATGGAGGGTTGGCTGTGAAGGACAGGATTGATAGGGAGAACCTGTGTGGATCCAGTCCCCGCTGTTTACTGCAGTTAGAGGTTGTGGCTGAGAATCCTGTGGAGCTTTTTAGTCTGGAAATAGAGATTCTGGATATTAATGATAATTCTCCCACATTTTCGTCTCATGATCATGTTATAGACATTACAGAAGTGTTTACTAGTCCTGGTGCGTGGTTTGCTTTAGAgattgcagaggatttagatgttGATGTGAATGGTATTCGTCAGTATACATTGAATGCAAATCCTTATTTCTCACTATCTGTGAAGACTCGTAAGGACGGAACGCTGATCCCTCAGCTCATACTAGAAAAGGTTTTAGATAGAGAAGAAAAACAAGAACatgacctgattctcacagctatTGATGGAGGAGAACCAGCCAGATCAGGGACCTGCAGGATAACAGTAGTTGTATTAGATATTAATGATAATCCTCCAGTCTTTAATCAGTCAGTTTATAAAGTCAGTATCAGGGAAAATCTGCCATTGAAAACCGTAATATTAGCATTAAATGCAACAGATCAGGATGGCGGCACAAATGGTGAAATtgagtattcatttaatgagcacaCATCAaaatttgcaagaaaaaaatttgCTTTAAATGAAAAAAGTGGAGATATTTATATAAATGGACATGTAGATTTTGAAGAACAAAGCTTTTATGAATTATCTATAAAGGCTATAGACAAAGGAATTCCCAAGTTAGAAGGAAATTGTATTGTTCAGATGGAAATAGAAGATGTGAATGATAACCCCCCTGAAATTACCTTTATGTCAGTAGCTAACAATATTCCTGAAAATGCACCATCTGGGGATATTGTGGGATTTATTAATGTGAGAGACAAAGATTCTGGGAAAAATGGAGAAATAAAATTGGACTTATCACCAAATGTGCCTTTTAAAATAAAATCCAACCAAAACCGTTATATATTGGTGACAGATGGAAATCTGGATCGAGAGGAAACCTCCCAATACACTATAGAGCTGACAGCCTCTGATTTAGGGTCTCCTCCTCTATACAGTAAAACAAGCCTCACTCTCATTGTGTCAGATATTAATGATAATGCTCCAGTCTTCACACAGTCTACTTATAACGCTTTCATTAAGGAGAACAGTGACCCTGGGACTCTTCTATGTACAGTATCTGCTACTGACCTAGATGAGGGGGTTAATTCTGATCTGGTTTACTCCATAGTGGAGAGTCAGATTGATGGCTCCTCTGTATCCTCTTTTGTCTACATTCATTCTACTGATGGGAATATATATGCTCAGCGTTCCTTTGACTATGAGCAGATCCAGGTTTTACAAATCACCATGAAAGTAGAAgactcaggatctccacagttatCTTCCACTGTTCCTGTCTTTATCTTCATTATGGATACAAATGACAATGCCCCAGCTCTGCTGTATCCAGTATCTGAAGACCTCATTGTCCAAGAGAGGATGCCAAAGTCTACAAGTGCAGGCTATCTGGTGACAAAACTGTCTGCAGTGGATCTGGACTCTGGTCACAATGCCTGGTTGGTGTTTACTCTCATTgaccccaacaattattcatggTTTCAAGTGTCTaaacacacaggagaggtgagaacagtGAGAGGATTACAGGATATCGAGAACATTGAGCAACAACTTGTTATTTCTATCACTGATCAGGGGAATCCTCCATTATCCACCACAGTGACTGTACTTGTCACTATAGTAGATGAGGTGATAGTGGAAAGACCAAAATCTGGGGTCTTTCTGACAAATTCCAAACCCCCATCAGATATGACTCTGTATTTAATAATTTCCTTAGTGGCCATCAGCTTAGTCTCACTTGTTACCTTCATGATATTATTGGTGAGATGTCTGAGAAAAGATAGATTCGATTATAGCAGTAGTTGCTGTTTCCTTGGTGGATCCCAATCTAAACTCTACACAGATCAGTATCAGCCAGCTCTGTACCTGAACACA TGGGACCTTAAAATATATGGAGGTCAGGATGGTTCCTCCAGGATGCCAGGGGCAGAGTTACCAAACTCATTTACCTCCAGCCTCAGAACAACAAGATTTCAGTATTATGCAGCCTTTAAATTTTCCTCATTTAAAGGACTTATCTCAAGAAGCCTCATGTGA
- the LOC120986757 gene encoding LOW QUALITY PROTEIN: protocadherin gamma-C5-like (The sequence of the model RefSeq protein was modified relative to this genomic sequence to represent the inferred CDS: deleted 2 bases in 1 codon), giving the protein MDIRGFCQCWKWQVVCSFLLCSWGWVYGQLHYSIVEESDPGTLVGNVAQDLGIKRAEISQRKMHLTSEKYQKYFIVNQANGGLAVKDRIDRESLCGSSARCLLQLEVVAENPVELFSLEIEILDINDNSPIFSPSNHIIEITEVFTSPGSRFALDIAKDLDVDVNGVNQYTLNTNPYFSLSVKTRKDGTLIPQLILEKALDREEKQEHDLILTAIDGGEPARSGTCRITVVVLDINDNPPVFNQSVYKVNIRENLPLKTVIVTLNATDQDDGANGEIQYYFDGHTFESAREIFSLNEQTGEICINGVLDFEEKSYYELSIKAVDKGLPKLEGNSIIQVEIEDMNDNPPGIIFTFVTNNIPENTPSGDTIGFINVKDKDSGKNGEIQLNLSPNVPFKIKQMKNRYALVTDRYLDREETFQYTIELTASDLGSPPLYSKTSVTLSVSDINDNAPVFTQSTYNAFIQENSDPGTLLCTVSATDLDEGVNSDLVYSIVESQIDGSSVSSFVYIHSIDGNIYAQRSFDYEQIQVLHITIKVEDSGSPQLSSTIPVFIFIMDTNDNAPALLYPEHSEDLIVQERISKSLSSGYLVSKLSAVDLDSGHNAWLVFSLIDPINYSWFQVSKHTGEVRTVRGLQDIENIEQKLVISISDQGIPSLSTTVTVLVTIADEVIVERPKSGDFLTNSKPPSDMTLYLFISLVAISLVSLVTFMILLVRCLRKDRYDYTNSCCFLGGSQSKFYTDQYQPALYLNTWDLKIHGGQDGSSRMPGAELPNSFTSSPRATRFQHCEAFKCPSVEGYVSRSLM; this is encoded by the exons ATGGACATCAGAGGCTTTTGTCAGTGCTGGAAATGGCAAGTAGTCTGCTCCTTTCTCCTATGTAGCTGGGGCTGGGTCTATGGGCAGCTTCATTATTCTATTGTTGAGGAGTCTGATCCAGGGACATTGGTGGGAAATGTAGCTCAGGATCTGGGGATAAAACGTGCAGAGATTTCTCAGCGAAAAATGCATCTGACATCTGAAAAATACCAAAAATATTTCATTGTAAATCAGGCAAATGGAGGGTTGGCTGTGAAGGATAGGATTGATAGAGAGAGCCTATGTGGATCCAGTGCCCGCTGTTTATTGCAGTTAGAGGTTGTGGCTGAGAATCCTGTGGAGCTTTTCAGTCTGGAAATAGAAATTCTGGATATTAATGATAATTCTCCAATATTCTCACCTAGTAATCATATTATTGAAATCACAGAAGTGTTTACTAGTCCTGGTTCTCGGTTTGCTTTAGACATTGCTAAAGATTTAGATGTTGATGTGAATGGTGTCAATCAGTATACATTGAATACAAATCCATATTTCTCACTGTCTGTGAAGACTCGTAAGGATGGAACGCTCATCCCTCAGctcatactagaaaaggctttagatAGAGAAGAAAAGCAAGAACatgacctgattctcacagctatTGATGGAGGAGAACCAGCCAGGTCAGGGACCTGCAGGATAACAGTAGTTGTATTAGATATTAATGATAATCCTCCAGTCTTTAATCAGTCAGTTTATAAAGTCAATATCAGGGAAAATCTGCCATTGAAAACtgtcatagtaacactgaatgcaACAGATCAGGATGATGGAGCAAATGGGGAAATTCAGTATTATTTTGATGGACATACATTTGAATCTGCCAGAGAGATATTTTCTCTAAATGAACAAACTGGAGAGATTTGTATTAATGGAGTTTTGGATTTTGAAGAAAAGAGCTATTATGAATTATCGATAAAGGCTGTAGACAAAGGACTCCCCAAATTAGAGGGGAATTCTATAATTCAAGTGGAAATAGAAGATATGAATGACAACCCCCCTGGAATTATATTTACCTTTGTGACTAATAATATTCCAGAAAACACACCATCTGGGGATACTATAGGGTTTATTAATGTAAAAGACAAGGATTCAGGGAAAAATGGAGAAATACAACTTAACTTATCACCAAATGTGCCTTTTAAAATTAAACAGATGAAAAACCGCTATGCATTGGTAACAGATAGATATCTAGATAGAGAGGAAACCTTCCAATACACTATAGAGCTGACAGCCTCTGATTTAGGATCTCCTCCTCTATACAGTAAAACAAGCGTCACCCTCAGTGTGTCAGATATTAATGATAATGCTCCAGTCTTCACACAGTCTACTTATAATGCTTTCATTCAGGAGAACAGTGACCCAGGGACTCTTCTATGTACAGTATCTGCTACTGACCTAGATGAGGGGGTTAATTCTGATCTGGTTTACTCCATAGTGGAGAGTCAGATTGATGGCTCCTCTGTATCCTCCTTTGTCTACATTCATTCTATTGATGGGAATATATATGCTCAGCGTTCCTTTGACTATGAGCAGATCCAGGTTCTACATATCACTATAAAGGTAGAAgactcaggatctccacagttatCTTCCACTATCCCTGTCTTTATCTTCATTATGGATACAAATGACAATGCCCCCGCTCTGCTCTATCCAGAACATTCTGAAGACCTCATTGTccaagagaggatttcaaagtctTTAAGTTCTGGATATCTGGTGTCAAAATTGTCTGCAGTGGATCTGGACTCGGGTCACAATGCCTGGTTGGTGTTTAGCCTCATTGACCCCATCAATTATTCATGGTTTCAAGTGTCTaaacacacaggagaggtgagaactgtgaGAGGATTACAGGATATCGAGAACATTGAGCAAAAACTTGTCATTTCCATTAGTGATCAGGGGATTCCTTCATTATCCACCACAGTGACTGTACTTGTCACTATAGCAGATGAGGTTATAGTGGAAAGACCAAAATCTGGGGACTTCCTGACAAATTCCAAACCCCCATCAGATATGacattgtatttatttatatctCTAGTGGCCATCAGCTTAGTCTCACTTGTTACCTTCATGATATTATTGGTGAGATGTCTGAGAAAGGACAGATATGATTATACCAATAGTTGTTGTTTCCTTGGTGGATCCCAATCCAAATTCTACACCGATCAGTATCAGCCAGCTCTGTACCTGAACACA TGGGACCTTAAAATACATGGAGGTCAGGATGGTTCCTCCAGGATGCCAGGGGCAGAGTTACCAAACTCATTTACCTCCAGCCCCAGAGCAACAAGATTTCAGCATTGTGAAGCCTTTAAATGTCCCTCAGTTGAAGGATATGTATCAAGGAGCCTCATGTGA